GGAGGCGGACCTGATCAAGAAGGCCGACGAGGCCCTTTACGCCGCCAAGCATGAAGGCAGGAACAGGACCAAGGTGCTATTGGCATGATTACCGGCGCCGCTTCTTTCAACTTTACATTCAGGATTCCCGGTAAATGACCATGCTGGCGGCCGCGTTGATCGCAAGTTATCTGGCCGGATCGATCCCCACAGCCCTCATCGCGGGCAAAATGGCTGGCGGGATAGACATACGAAAGCACGGCAGCGGCAACGCCGGGGCGACCAACGTGTACCGGCTGTTCGGGATGAAGCCGTACCTTGCCGTGCTCTCCTTGGACATGTTCAAAGGATTCATCGCGGTCACCTTGATTGCCCCGTTTGGCGCGGGAATTCTTTCCGGGGAGAGGACGGCGCTGTATTGCGGCCTTGCGGCGGTGGCCGGGCATATATGGACAGTGTTCGCCGGATTCAAGGGGGGCAAAGGGGTGGCCACTGCGGCCGGAATATTTTTAGGACTAAGCCCGGTGGTCACACTGCTGGCGGTGGCCATTTACCTGGCCGTGACGCTTACCACCAAATACGTGTCGCTAGGCTCCATGACAGCGGCCATAAGCGCGCCGATACTGCTTCTGCTGGACAAGTCGCTTTTTCATCCCACGCTGCCAGCGGAGCTTGCCGGAGCCGGTGTTGCGTTGGCGGCGCTCATCGTTTTTACAC
This region of Nitrospinota bacterium genomic DNA includes:
- the plsY gene encoding glycerol-3-phosphate 1-O-acyltransferase PlsY; this translates as MTMLAAALIASYLAGSIPTALIAGKMAGGIDIRKHGSGNAGATNVYRLFGMKPYLAVLSLDMFKGFIAVTLIAPFGAGILSGERTALYCGLAAVAGHIWTVFAGFKGGKGVATAAGIFLGLSPVVTLLAVAIYLAVTLTTKYVSLGSMTAAISAPILLLLDKSLFHPTLPAELAGAGVALAALIVFTHRENIKRLLKGEERKTDFLESFKSKSTGQSS